The Streptomyces cynarae genome contains a region encoding:
- a CDS encoding aminoglycoside phosphotransferase family protein — protein MTDTEIEITADLVRDLLQEQHPDLAGLAIREVAGGWGNQMWRLGDELAVRMQRMDRTPELQLKERRWLPVLAPRLPLPVPTPVRFGAPSERFPKHWTVMTWVPGEPLDHGSISRGAHAADTLAGFLRALHVEAPAEAPIATDRGAHPRNCTDGFENFFQAVAPDDIAADVRAVWDDAVAAHAWEGPPVWVHGDLHPANVVVSDGTLSGIVDFGDMFAGDPAWDLAAAWVLLPAGTASRFFDMYAHADEAAIRRARGLAAMKSLFLMLMGQNGDRGLPGGKPHWGPVGRAALDRVLKGV, from the coding sequence ATGACCGACACCGAGATCGAGATCACCGCAGACCTGGTCCGCGACCTGCTGCAGGAGCAACATCCAGACCTTGCAGGGCTGGCCATCCGCGAGGTGGCGGGCGGCTGGGGCAACCAAATGTGGCGCCTCGGGGATGAGTTGGCCGTCCGCATGCAGCGCATGGACCGCACCCCGGAGCTCCAGCTCAAGGAGCGGCGATGGCTACCCGTGCTGGCTCCGCGCCTGCCGCTCCCGGTACCGACTCCGGTGCGGTTCGGCGCACCGTCCGAGCGCTTCCCCAAGCACTGGACCGTGATGACGTGGGTTCCCGGCGAGCCGCTGGACCACGGCTCGATCAGCCGCGGCGCCCACGCGGCCGACACGCTGGCGGGTTTCCTCCGGGCGCTCCATGTGGAGGCGCCCGCCGAGGCGCCGATCGCCACGGACCGCGGTGCCCATCCCAGGAACTGCACGGACGGCTTCGAGAACTTCTTCCAGGCCGTTGCCCCCGACGACATCGCTGCCGACGTCCGGGCCGTCTGGGACGACGCCGTTGCGGCCCACGCGTGGGAGGGCCCGCCGGTGTGGGTGCACGGCGACCTCCATCCCGCGAACGTCGTCGTCTCGGACGGAACGCTCTCGGGCATCGTCGATTTCGGTGACATGTTCGCCGGCGATCCGGCGTGGGACCTCGCCGCCGCATGGGTGCTGCTACCCGCGGGCACGGCCTCACGGTTCTTCGACATGTACGCGCATGCGGACGAGGCAGCGATCCGGCGCGCCCGCGGGTTGGCCGCGATGAAGAGCCTCTTTCTGATGCTCATGGGGCAGAACGGAGATCGGGGCCTTCCCGGCGGCAAGCCGCACTGGGGACCTGTAGGCCGCGCGGCACTTGATCGTGTTCTGAAGGGCGTTTGA